A region of the Carya illinoinensis cultivar Pawnee chromosome 16, C.illinoinensisPawnee_v1, whole genome shotgun sequence genome:
AGGATCTAGTTACTGGATTCCTTTTACCTACAAGAAACTACCAAAGATCTGTTTCTCTTGTGGTTGCATAGTACACGGAGAGGAGGGCTGTTATGGAGATAATGTTTAGGGGGAGGGTGAAGCTGATCAATATGGCTCATGGTTGCGGGCTAAGCAACTAAACAGAACCAGGGGTTATAGTGGAGGTTTTTGGAGAAGGGAGGATGGGAGTTGGTGgaggaaggaggaagaaaatATGAATCAAAAAGGGGTGGAGAATTTTAACagcaagaagaagaatgagagtGAGAAAGGAGGGGTAGGAGTAGAAGATGGGGAGAGGGTCAATAATGAGATATTTAGAAGTCAAGAAGAGAGGGTAGAAAAAATTATGGAAGAAGGGAATAAGATTACTGAGGGGGAAGGGGTCGGGGATAAGGCAGGTTCTATGGCAGAAATATCTTGAGAGGGATAGAAAATTATGGAAAAAATGAGGTGATAGTGAAAGGGGGTAAGGTAGGAGGGGGTGGGAGTAATGAGATAGAAAATCAACAAGTAAAGAAGGGAGGATGGAAAAGAAAGGCCAGGGCAAAAGGAAAGAAGTGTGAGGCTGTTTTTTCAGGTGAAATGCAGAAAAAAAGAAGCTGTGAAGGAGGTGGGGCAGGAGAGGATACGGGCACTAAAAAGAAGGGGAAATGGGGTAGTGAGGAGGGAGAGGAGGAAAACTCAAACATGTTGGCGGTGGCTGTTTCTCAGCCCCGCCAAGCATTATGAAActcctaagttggaactgtcgagggtTGGGGAACCCTCAGACAGTTCAAGATCTCTGCAATATGGCAGAGAAGAATAAACTCAGCTTAGTGTTCATTATGGAAACTAAGTCTATaagaaaaatttttgaaaacctaaaaaagagattaaatagTGAAGGCTGTTTTGTGGTAGAAGCAGTGGGAAAAGGAGGGGGTTTGGTACTGTTATGGAATGCTCAAGTGAGAGTGGAAGTTGTTAATTACTCTCAAAGGCACATAAATGTTTgggtggaggaggaggaagaaaaaggtTGGTTACTAACCTGTTTTTATGGACGTCCTGAAACTGcaagaagaaaagagagttGGAATTTGTTGAAGTCTTTCAAGCCTCCAAGTGGCATTGGTTGGTGCATAGTGGAGGATTTCAATGAGATCCTTACAAATGATGAAAAATGGGGGGGAAAAGCAAGGTCAGAAAGTCAAATGGTGATGTTTAGGGAAGTCTTACAGGAAGGTAATTTGCATGATCTTGGGTGGAAAGGTCATAAATACACATGGAGTAATTCTCATGGGATGAATCTTTCACAAAGGACAGATTGGACAGGGCAATTGCAAACCATACTTGGATTCAGAATTATAAAGAAACATGGGTTGAGGTATTGAAAACCAGGACTTTAGACCATAAGCCCCTGCTGATGCACATGATAAAACCAGAAAATAGAAGGTAGGGGAGGAAGAGAAGCTTCAAATATGAGGCTTACTGGGCTCTTGAGGAGGACTGTAAGGAGGTTCTACAAGAGGTATGGAAGAAGAAAGATTTCGAAAGTTCGAGGTCTAATTCAGTAGTGGAATTATTGAAAAGAAGTGGGGCTGCTCTACTCAGATGGAGTAAAATAAAGAGGATGGGGGGAACAAGGAGAtagaagaaaaagcaaaaattttacaaagctTACAAAAAGAGGAGAGTAGTTGTAACATTGAAGAGATAAGGCAAGTAAAGAAGGAGCTGAACCTGTTATTGGAGAAAGAGAACATtagatggaaacaaagagctaaATGAAATTGGTATAGGCATGGAGATAGAAACACTAAATATTTCCATGCATGTGCcaatcaaagaaggaaaagaaatgtcaTTAAGAGTGTCTATGATGATGATAACAGGAAGTGGGAGGGGCATCAAAAAATTGAAGAGAATTTCAGGGCATATTTTGAGCATTTGTTCCAATCTACAAACCCAAGTGAAGAAGATATTGAAGCATGTTTGGGAAGTTTGGTAGCAAGGGTGACTCCCGAGATGAATGATAAGCTTATGAAGAGCTATTCTAGAGTGGAGGTGGAGCAAGCATTGCAGCAAATGGCACCACTAAAGGCTCCTGGTCCAGATGGCTTTGGACCATGCTTCTATCAAAACCATTGGGAGTTGGTATCCGAGGAGGTTTGTTCTTCTGCTCTGCCTTTTTTAAATGGGAATCCCATGGAACCTGCCCTTAACCATACACACATAGCCCTAATTCCCAAGtgcaaagaaccaaaaaaagctAGTGAGTACAGACCTATATGCCTATGTAATGTCATGTATAAAATAGTTTCTAAAACTATTTCAAATAGGCTTAAAAAAGTCATTTCAGTCATTATTTCCCCAACACAAAGTGCCTTCCTGCCAAGAAGGttgataaatgataatataatgGTGGCTTATGAGGTGTTGCACTctatgaagttgagaaagaaaggGAGGGAAGGGAGTATggctttaaaattaaatatgtcaaaagcttatgatagggtaGAGTGGCTTTTCTTGGAGGCTGTTATGACTAAGCTAGGCTTTCATAAGGATTGGGTGAAACTAATTATGAGCTGtgtaaaatcattttcattttctgtaCTGATAAATGGATGTCCTGGGCTTAAGTTCTGGCCTAAAAGGGGTTTGAGGCAGGGGGACCCTCTGTCACCCTACCTCTTTATCCTTTGTGCTGAAGGATTGAGTACCCTCTTGAATTCTTATGAAGATCAAAAGCTGACAAGAGGAGTGCAAGTAGCTAGAGGGGGTACGAGTATAAACCActtattatttgctgatgacTGTATTCTTTTTGGAAGAGCCAAGATAGAAGAGTGGAATAGACTGCAAGAAgtgttgaaaaaatatgaaaaagcctCTGGGCAGTTTCCgaataaagaaaaaacctcTGTGTTCTTTAGTAGTAATATAAGGGAAGGAGATAAAAAGAGGATAGTTGAAGCAGGGTTGGCTGTAACTTGTGGTagttatgagaaatatttgggccTTCCAACTATGGTAGGTAGATCCAGCTTCAACACTTTCAgagttttaaaagaaagaatatGGCAGAGGATTACAAGTTGGAAGAACAATTTCTTGTCCCAAGctaggaaaaaaatattgatcaAGGCTGTTTTACAAGCAATACCCACCTATACTATGTCAGTTTTCAAACTCCCAAGAAAGCTATGCTATGAGATAAACATGCTTTTCTCGAGGTTCTGGTGGGGCAAGCAGCAGGCAGATAAATGCATACATTGGAGGAAATGGGAGAAGTTGGGAGAGCACAAAAGGAAAGGAGGGTTGGGATTTAAGGACTTGGAGTCTTTTAATTTGGCTCTTCTAGCAAAGCAAGGTTGGAGGCTTTTAAAGTGTCTATCCTCTTTAGCTAGTgtgatttataaaaagaaatattacaaGCACTCCAGTTTCTTGGAAGCTAAACTGAGTTCTAAACCTTCCCTCATTTGGAAAAGTGTATGGGATGCTATAAGCCTTGTAGAAGAAGGTTTAAGGTGGAGAGTGGGGGATGGCAGTAAGATAAATGTATGGGGCACTAAATGGCTGTCTTCTCCCTCATCTTTCTCTATACAGTCGCCAGTTTCTGTTTTGCAGGCAGATGCTAAAGTTGAAGAACTCATTGACAAGCCAAGGAGGGAATGGAATGAGAATAAAATCCGAGCCATCTTTAAGCAAGAGGAAGCTGAACAGATCTTGAGAATTCCACTAAGTAGAGGGATGGCAAAAGACAAAATATATTGGGGACCTACAAAGAAGGGAGTGTTCTCAGTGGGCAGTGCATACTACTTACAACTGGAAAGAAGGAAGAGGGAAAAGGGTGAAAGCTCCTTGAGGGACTATACGGATGAAAGATGGAAGTACATGTGGGATTTAACAGTGCCCAATGTTACAAAGCTATTCTTATGGAAGGCTGGAAATGATCTTCTTCCTACTAAGGGAAACCTGTTTAAAAAGGAAGATAGTGGAAGAAAGGTCATGTCCAGTGTGCAATGCAGAGAATGAAACTATAATGCACGTGCTTTGGACCTGCCTTGCTGCAAATGACATATGGGTTGAACCAGAAAGTATTGTTCATAAGTGGAGCAGAAAAGAAGAAGACTTTATGGGGTTATGGGAAAGAATGATGCAGAATTTGAATAAGAACCAAATGGAGGAGGTAGCTATGATACTCAGAAGAGTGTGGTTGCATAGAAATAcctttatttttgaaaaaaagatactATGTCCTAAAGGAGTAATAAGGTCAACAAAGGAAGCTTTATTAGAATACCAGAATGCCCAGGTCCCTCAAGCTTTGGAAAAACAAGTCCAAAGGCCTGCTAGAGAGAATCAGAAATGGGAAAAACCAGTGGGTGGTTTTGTAAAAGTGAACTGGGATGCTGCCTTagtaacaaaaaatgaaaaaatgggaGTTGGCATAGTTATAAGGGATGAAGAGGGAGACCCGATGGTGGCTGTATGCGATCAACAGAGTCATGTGGAAGACCCCATGGTGGCAGAGTGCTTAGCTCTGCGTAAAGCTCTAGAATTATGCATTGATCTTAACATCAAGCAGGCTATatttgaaggggatgcaaaaACTGTTATTATGGCAGTTAATagggaagaagaggaaatgTCATGCATTGGTTCTGTGATTGAAGATGTAAAGTTTCtttttaaatagaatagagATTGGAAACTGCAATTTACATACAGAGAAAACAATATAGTAGCACACACTTTTTAGCTAGGAATGCTTTAAGCTTGTTAGAACAGAAAGTTTGGATAGAAGATATGCCAGCCTTCATTGTGAAGGAGCTAGAATCGGACAAGCTGTATAGAAGAGAAATTCATTAATGAATTACTGAGgaatcatttcaaaaaaaaaaaaaaaaaaagagttggaaGTTTCTTGTCTCGACAGTCAGAGTTGAAAACATGTTTGCTAGAGAAGTAAAAAGAGTAAAAGGAAAGAATACGCATTAAAGCGCAAGAACAAATATAGAAAGAGATGTTGATCCAGATAGAACACGTGATTTCACTATAGCACGATCGCGACGGtcagaaaaataagaagaaatgaaTTTCAATCTATGTTTGAAATAATGCACATAATGGATCAGATTTGACAATCCACCATTGCGCACGTACAAGGTCATAAATGGTAATTAGTATTAtatctttttatgattttttttaatttagtattaatatgattttgctAATGTGGCTTCATTAGAAATACAACTATCCTGAAAATTTCTTACTTATTCATGTGTATGCAACGACCCATATTGAAGCCAACTGTGAGTAGGTTGATCTTGTAGCTTGAGAGAATCattgtgatatcccatatttAAGTGTGTTTTATTAaaggattatttaaattattataattagcgATTCTTTTACTTTAACTTAAACGTGTTTCtcgttgtattattttatgatttttttaagttgtgagatttaaataatgtatttttattgatattaataattatttcgcatttaaattactctctagcttgaattattttattgttgggttttaactattttattttattaatattgagttgtagtatttttatttggtttttatttattttattgtgctctttattttaaatttgtttattgttggattttcttattttattttactaagtcactgtgtttaaattattttatttaagtttgccgttttaaaatctttttttttttttgtggatcaGTTTTGAGACCCGAGTTGAAaagattggatctcattttctttcccttcttttttcttttcctctttttccttttttttttcccgtctTCTTCCTCCCCTACCTTCCAGCCGCTCGACCCTCTCCCTTGTTTTTCTCTCCATGCGTTCTCTCCTCCCAACACGCCGTCGTCCACCGGAGTCTGGCGTCACCGCCCACCTTGCCGGTGACTCACCCCATAGCCTGTCACACCACCAcaagccaccatcttttcaccacttcaccaCCGATCTCCCAGCTACCTAACCCACATTTCCTCAGCCCCGATCCTCCACCTTTGAAACCTCACAATCTCCATCTCTGATTTGGCCTAGCTTTTTGGCtttcaaccaccattttctttaccacccatggccaaccaccactacTATTAGATTTATCAATACCTCTAAGCCCTACCCTAGCTTTCCATAGTTTTCATTTGTCTCCATTCAAATTTGGGTGTTTTGGTACCTGTAAAGGCAGAAATTGGCGagaattagatgactaaatgataaggtttatcttatcattatttgattaaatttggataaatgtaaaataagagatgaatttatctttaacaacattgagtttatctagaagtttataaggttgtttagataagtcagcTACATGAATTTCGAATCCATAAGAGTCTGCAATTATCAAGACCCAAAGCTGAACACAGATAAGAAACTACAGTAAAGAGTTATCGAGAAATGCCAGCAACCCGTTAGGAAATGTTCTCACGACTGTCTCTACCTGTCAGCCGAATCCTACTGTGATTGGAACTCTTTACAGACTTTccatttaaagggattcggttttgtatctctgCAAGGACTTTGAGCTACGAATTTTAGAAAgtatattctgagcatttatgagagaaaattcacttgagaatttcatggggtttttcatatcttcttgagtatgattgtgctttgagtgtgaagtatcatcgattggattttagcctttggagttccagaatggaagtcaacatttgaagatcaccAGAGGTTCTGACTTCTATTGCAGTAGAAGACATATGGGTCGTTTGTTTAGgtaagtaagagagtcgaattgtaaagattttgtaataatgattgcttgtaattgttcttcaaataataaaattgactttcctgggtttggttgtctcgtagggttttacctttaaagagttttttaaagggtttccctgcgtaaccaatcgttgtggcttacaaagttgattatttatgttaaagtatttgattcgtttcataattttgataattgagatctaacttatttgttcaaggaaattggtagacaattttgtgGATTACAGGGGCACGTTGGAAATTTCagtacccacgaccacagtgcattttgcactgttacgttgtctTGCTGCAACTTTTTGCACCTCCATGAtcattcgaaaaatattttatagcactgtaagtattttccaaactttatttaagatttaaatatatttttactttaacaataatttgtgattggttggttgtgctaGATATAGTCCGAGGAGTCGAGGATTGGATGGATTTGAGAatggagttatttatgttttggATGATTTGGATTGTTGGGCATTTTGTGcctcatttgcattgcatggtgcatgcatatacatgtgttggaaattgaaaacCGGGTTTTTAAGTgttaatggatttttgggtgcatgtgtatcacgacccccaAGCCGAGATTGAGCATTATTTCGGTGGaactcctttggtcactcgggagcagaaaaTACTGAGTGTCATCTTCtgggttgttgctgggcgacaatAGGCTCGGATGATACTGTAACACTATCGCGCTAACTCCGTGGTCCCTCGGCTGGCGGAgactagaggatgcctggtcaTGGTACGCGTTGGGCACGGAACTGGGTATCACTCTtgtagatgtcacatgcgtggtcgttacctgtggtgtgacataggagccagagtgtgaggatgatccttaggggagatcatggtgcatacaaataaaaattggaaattggttttgatattggttaatgggccattttcccagaaaatggcgaGGATACATTTTAAAGGAtatttgtgggccattttctaggaaaatggcagGATTTTTATAAGTGGATTTTTGTGGACcattttatgagaaaatgatggatttctctatttgagccattatctgggataatggcgaggaagtgttttaatggaaatgtttgggccaaaaatgggatttttggcatgtgttggaaaaatgtttatttttgggAAAAGATCATTTTTGGATCTTATGCATATGACATcctgttcatgcatattattgaggttttaatgtatttatatCTTGTGGGTTACTTGGATTGTTATTTACTTGCGGTACCGTCTTTGGTacagtagattttgatgcagaagaTGAGGAGGCTAGGTCCGAGGAGGCGGTTCCACTGGAGGATTGACTGGTGCTCTTAGCTattatttggaaattattttctctgtctttaaattatgtattttgattttatgatgTTATTGGGATtagtgacctgtgttgtcatcattctgacgtctcgattttcatgtgtccgtatgtgggagtTGGCAGCGTCACAATCACGCAAGTTCAATTCAGTTTTCAAAACATTACGTCATTTTAGATATCATTTGTTATGCAGGTTTTTCTACGATTTATTTTACTGATTGTAGTTTTTGAAATTCTGTAGGAGAAAATGATTGATTTGTAGTCTATTTATGAATAATCGCCTTCTAGTGGCATCAACATATTTACCTAGGTCATTGTGACCAAGTTTGGTTTGGTTAGAGGGTTTGGACTTTCTTTCAAGCATGTCAGTTCATCTTTCACGGCATCGAGTTTGGGAGTGAATAATCTTACTAAAGATTTAGATGTTGCGTGTTAAGAAATTGAGCAAATGAAATCTAATGCCCATGTCCTTGTGGTtggaattttagaaaataattttaagaaagagacgggaattaaaatttattttaaaactttttcctttcttacttaggatacaaaagactaagttaaaaataaagcaTGCTTCTTAAATTAAAGAGAATTACGACAgaaaaatataaagttaaataaaaaggCTCTCATCCTTAAACTACATGCTTAGGCTTCCGTGCTCTTCTCCTTTGGGCCATGTCCGTCTTGATACTTTCTCCTCATTTTGTTCTTGGGGGAGGgacatacataaaaattaaaatgagtgaATGAGTcggtaagcattacttcatacagtaaAACTATAGTTTCATGCAgtcatcattccatacatacaatacataaaacatacattcatttaaaatattacgaGGTGggctttttcttaaaaatgcttttctttcgtaaaacattTTCCCACACCTTGTGcgttcatttcttaaagagtcagAGCacacatacatttttttatcactttcttTTGACCGGTACACACTGTTATGTCTCGTGTGTTAGGGTTAGTGGTCTTCTTTTGGATCTGGATTCCTCTAGTGGCCACATGTTGGGAATCCCTTTTAGTTAGGGGGCAACTCTGGGTGCACTAGCAGTACTACTTATCCGACATTGTAATCTGCCCATTCATCTGGTATCATTATTCATTCATATGACCGTTAcgaattttcatatattaagcattcattcatttagtcttttctttcattcatttctttttcattttttcagtcCTTTTATTCAAAAACATCAGTTAAAAGCATGAgcgtaaatatcatttttcaaggcatcatttaaaacatgagTTCATGGCATCCTTAAAGCATTAGTTTATAGGGacatttaaaacactttcttcgcaTCAGTTAAAGCATAAGACATAAGCCTCACATGTGATATCCTATTTTTACGTGTATGTTAATCGTTGGATTATTTTACGATttctaagttgtgaaatttattttgatatgctttcctgatattaattattgtttagtatttaaattgctctttactttaaattatttgtttttgggtttaatcattttattttattaatatttagttgtagtgttttttatttgtctttactttatttttattgtgcatttttcCTTTCTTAGACCTTTATTTTTCGATTGGGCT
Encoded here:
- the LOC122298816 gene encoding uncharacterized protein LOC122298816; amino-acid sequence: MHVLWTCLAANDIWVEPESIVHKWSRKEEDFMGLWERMMQNLNKNQMEEVAMILRRVWLHRNTFIFEKKILCPKGVIRSTKEALLEYQNAQVPQALEKQVQRPARENQKWEKPVGGFVKVNWDAALVTKNEKMGVGIVIRDEEGDPMVAVCDQQSHVEDPMVAECLALRKALELCIDLNIKQAIFEGDAKTVIMAVNREEEEMSCIGSVIEDLPTVRFLGIIDFDADVDAELEDAALPEE